The Lycium ferocissimum isolate CSIRO_LF1 unplaced genomic scaffold, AGI_CSIRO_Lferr_CH_V1 ctg7232, whole genome shotgun sequence genome includes a window with the following:
- the LOC132045609 gene encoding uncharacterized protein LOC132045609 gives MQVSTRGLSGANYHSSGQHGGYTTSSASVQRPTLDRSCYECGELGHIKRFCPRLRQGGQGTQYQAPRAPFAPDRGGKDRVQAGRGGHTAGRVALGPNRGSRLGRGRQQLGRGGAQTGQGNRNGSQATGGRGHLYTFPGRPEAEASDAVITGYHQLKIQAEDVPKTTFKT, from the exons ATGCAGGTGTCAACTAGGGGCCTATCAGGGGCCAATTATCATTCTTCGGGTCAGCATGGGGGCTACACCACTTCATCAGCTTCTGTTCAGCGACCTACGCTGGACCGTTCTTGTTACGAGTGTGGTGAGCTAGGGCATATTAAGAGGTTTTGCCCCAGACTCAGACAGGGTGGTCAGGGGACTCAGTATCAGGCTCCCCGAGCTCCATTCGCACCAGATAGGGGAGGCAAGGACCGTGTACAGGCAGGGCGGGGCGGCCACACCGCGGGTAGGGTGGCGCTCGGCCCTAACAGGGGATCTCGGCTAGGTAGAGGTAGACAGCAGCTCGGTAGGGGCGGGGCTCAGACTGGACAGGGTAATCGCAATGGTTCACAGGCTACAGGAGGGCGCGGTCACTTGTACACCTTCCCAGGTAGACCCGAGGCTGAGGCCTCCGATGCCGtcatcacag ggtatcacCAGTTAAAGATTCAGGCAGAAGATGTTCCTAAGACGACCTTCAAGACCAG